From one Rosa rugosa chromosome 4, drRosRugo1.1, whole genome shotgun sequence genomic stretch:
- the LOC133745871 gene encoding uncharacterized protein LOC133745871, translating into MLQELQNTFVNEVEVIRDMFTLMDADKDGKVTYEELKTGLQKVGLQLAEPEVKMLMEVIRLMLMGMNFWIMQSSQQLQFTCKNWRMMNISGEHLYSTTMMEVSILI; encoded by the exons ATGCTGCAAGAATTGCAGAACACTTTTGTTAACGAAGTAGAAGTAATCAGGGACATGTTCACATTGATGGACGCTGATAAAGATGGCAAAGTAACTTATGAGGAATTGAAGACTGGTCTTCAAAAGGTTGGTTTGCAGTTGGCTGAACCAGAGGTTAAGATGCTGATGGAAGTGATAAG GCTGATGTTGATGGGAATGAATTTCTGGATTATGCAGAGTTCGCAACAGTT ACAATTCACTTGCAAAAATTGGAGAATGATGAACATCTCTGGAGAGCATTTATATTCTACGACAATGATGGAAGTGAGTATATTGATTTAG